Proteins found in one Aneurinibacillus uraniidurans genomic segment:
- a CDS encoding bifunctional cytochrome P450/NADPH--P450 reductase encodes MENFIPIPQPKTFGPLGNLPLLDKDSPTLSMSKIFDEYGPIFRFEALGNSSIMICGSELVADVCDESRFDKNIGHLQNVRTFTGDGLFTAQTEEPNWKKAHNILLPSFSQQAMKGYHSMMVDIAMQLVQKWARLNPDESIDVPDDMTRLTLDTIGLCGFNYRFNSYYRETPNPFIVSMVRALDEAMHKATRLSIQDQLMVLTKRQFERDIQSMYSLVDKIIAERKASGEQGATDLLARMLSAKDPETGEQLDDTNIRYQIITFLIAGHETTSGLLSFAMYYLVKHPDVLKKAYEEVDNVLTGSVPTYEQVLQLKYIRMILHESLRLWPTAPSFALDAKEDTTIGGKYQIKKGERVAVNLLKLHRDKGAWGEDAEQFRPERFADPGKVPNHAYKPFGNGQRACIGMQFALHEATLVLGMILQHFQLIDHMNYQLKVKQTLTLKPDDFTIRVQVRDKKITNAFTIKSEEDVTHVSNQDKQAQKVSIIGANDKPLLVLYGSNMGTAERIAKELADIARLHGIRSEVATLNDRLGSLPKEGAVLIITSSYNGKPPSNARQFVQWLEQVAPGELEGVHYAVFGCGDHNWATTYQEVPRFIDDQLTQKGATRFSLRGEADASGDFERQLEEWKKQMWTDAIKAFDLKLNENAEKERSTLNIQFVSELADAPLAESYEAVHATVIENRELQQPGSERSIRHIEIELPEGVTYQEGDHLGVFPSNSKENVDRILRRFGLHGTDQVILTASGVSASHLPLDRPVLLSQLLSHSVEVQEAASRAQIREAAAFTACPPHKRELEALLEEGVYEEQVLQKRISMLDLVEKYEACEMPFERFMELLPPLKPRYYSISSSPRMNAKRASITVGTIRNPAWSGRGEYRGVASNYLADRKSGEDIVMFVRTPESGFQLPEDSETPMIMVGPGTGVAPFIGFLQARAARKQEGKKLGEAHLYFGCHNEQDFIYRKELERYEQEGIVTVFTAFSRKEGEPKTYVQHLIQQNAKKVIEMLDHGGRLYVCGDGNKMAPDVERTLQKAYQSVHGVGEKEAEKWLENLQATGIYAKDVWVGM; translated from the coding sequence ATGGAAAACTTCATTCCTATCCCACAACCGAAAACCTTTGGTCCGCTTGGAAACTTACCCTTACTAGACAAAGATTCGCCGACTTTATCCATGAGTAAAATTTTTGATGAGTACGGTCCGATTTTTCGATTCGAAGCTTTGGGCAATTCTAGCATCATGATTTGCGGTTCTGAATTAGTAGCCGATGTTTGTGACGAGTCACGCTTTGACAAGAATATTGGTCATCTACAAAATGTACGTACCTTTACCGGGGATGGGTTATTCACAGCTCAGACGGAAGAACCCAATTGGAAAAAAGCGCATAACATTCTTCTTCCTTCTTTTAGTCAACAAGCTATGAAAGGGTACCATTCCATGATGGTGGACATCGCCATGCAATTGGTTCAAAAATGGGCACGTCTAAATCCGGATGAGAGTATTGATGTACCGGATGATATGACGCGGCTTACGCTGGACACCATTGGTTTATGTGGATTTAACTATCGTTTCAATAGCTACTACAGAGAAACGCCAAATCCTTTTATTGTAAGCATGGTCCGTGCTCTGGATGAAGCGATGCATAAAGCTACGCGTCTGTCGATTCAAGACCAACTCATGGTGTTAACAAAACGTCAATTCGAACGCGACATTCAAAGTATGTATTCCTTAGTTGATAAAATTATTGCAGAACGTAAAGCAAGTGGAGAGCAAGGTGCAACCGATCTGCTCGCCCGTATGTTGAGTGCAAAAGATCCTGAGACAGGAGAACAACTTGATGATACAAATATTCGTTATCAAATCATCACATTTTTAATCGCTGGACATGAAACGACGAGCGGTTTATTATCCTTTGCGATGTACTATTTAGTAAAACATCCGGATGTATTAAAAAAAGCTTACGAAGAAGTAGATAACGTATTGACAGGTTCGGTTCCAACCTATGAACAAGTTTTGCAGCTTAAATACATTCGAATGATTTTACATGAATCGTTACGCTTATGGCCGACAGCCCCGTCATTTGCTCTTGATGCGAAGGAAGACACGACAATTGGAGGAAAATATCAGATCAAAAAGGGAGAACGTGTCGCTGTTAATCTGCTTAAACTTCATCGGGACAAGGGGGCATGGGGAGAGGACGCGGAACAATTCCGTCCTGAACGATTTGCAGATCCAGGTAAGGTCCCGAATCATGCCTATAAACCATTTGGGAATGGACAACGCGCTTGTATCGGAATGCAGTTCGCACTTCACGAGGCCACGTTAGTTCTCGGTATGATCCTGCAGCATTTTCAGTTGATTGATCATATGAACTATCAATTGAAAGTAAAGCAAACACTGACGCTGAAGCCAGACGACTTTACGATTCGTGTTCAAGTACGAGATAAAAAAATAACGAATGCATTCACGATCAAATCTGAAGAAGACGTTACCCATGTTTCCAATCAGGACAAGCAAGCGCAGAAAGTTTCCATCATCGGAGCGAATGATAAGCCGCTACTCGTTCTTTACGGCTCAAATATGGGAACCGCAGAACGGATTGCCAAAGAGCTTGCGGACATCGCTCGTTTACACGGCATACGGAGTGAGGTAGCCACACTTAATGATCGGTTAGGCAGTTTGCCAAAAGAAGGTGCTGTATTGATCATCACTTCTTCTTATAACGGGAAACCGCCGAGCAATGCACGACAGTTTGTGCAATGGCTGGAACAGGTTGCACCAGGTGAGCTTGAAGGGGTTCACTATGCGGTATTTGGTTGTGGGGACCACAACTGGGCTACTACGTATCAAGAGGTACCGAGATTCATCGACGATCAGCTCACCCAAAAAGGAGCAACAAGGTTTTCCCTGCGCGGAGAAGCTGATGCGAGTGGAGACTTCGAGAGACAACTCGAAGAATGGAAAAAACAAATGTGGACAGATGCGATAAAGGCGTTCGACTTAAAACTGAATGAAAATGCGGAGAAAGAACGGAGTACGCTCAACATTCAATTTGTCAGTGAATTGGCGGATGCTCCTCTCGCTGAATCGTACGAAGCGGTTCACGCAACGGTGATAGAAAATCGTGAACTTCAACAGCCTGGTAGCGAACGAAGCATACGACATATCGAGATCGAGTTGCCGGAAGGAGTCACGTATCAGGAAGGCGATCACCTTGGGGTTTTTCCAAGTAACAGTAAAGAAAATGTCGACCGTATTCTACGACGGTTTGGTTTGCATGGAACAGATCAAGTCATTTTAACAGCAAGCGGAGTCAGTGCATCCCATCTACCTTTAGATCGGCCTGTATTACTTTCTCAGCTTCTAAGCCATAGTGTAGAAGTACAGGAAGCTGCTTCTCGTGCTCAAATACGTGAAGCTGCCGCTTTTACCGCTTGTCCTCCGCATAAACGTGAATTAGAAGCTTTGTTAGAGGAGGGAGTGTACGAGGAACAAGTATTGCAGAAACGGATTTCGATGCTTGACCTTGTTGAAAAGTATGAAGCCTGTGAAATGCCGTTTGAGCGATTTATGGAGCTTTTACCTCCGCTAAAACCTAGATATTATTCGATATCAAGTTCTCCTCGGATGAATGCAAAACGTGCCAGCATTACGGTGGGCACAATTCGCAATCCGGCTTGGAGTGGACGAGGAGAATATCGGGGAGTGGCCTCGAATTACCTGGCGGATCGTAAGTCAGGCGAAGATATCGTGATGTTCGTTCGTACACCAGAATCCGGATTCCAACTTCCGGAGGATTCCGAAACGCCAATGATTATGGTCGGTCCGGGAACGGGTGTGGCACCGTTCATCGGTTTCCTTCAAGCACGAGCGGCACGAAAACAGGAAGGGAAAAAGCTAGGAGAAGCACACCTGTATTTTGGCTGCCATAATGAACAGGATTTTATATACCGCAAGGAGCTAGAGCGCTATGAACAGGAAGGAATCGTCACGGTTTTCACGGCTTTTTCCCGTAAAGAAGGGGAGCCAAAAACCTATGTTCAACATTTGATTCAGCAGAATGCGAAGAAAGTGATTGAGATGTTGGATCATGGAGGACGGTTATACGTATGTGGAGATGGCAATAAAATGGCTCCAGATGTGGAGAGGACGTTACAAAAAGCTTATCAGTCTGTCCATGGAGTAGGGGAAAAAGAAGCAGAAAAGTGGTTGGAAAACCTTCAGGCAACTGGGATCTATGCAAAAGATGTTTGGGTAGGTATGTAA